One Lachancea thermotolerans CBS 6340 chromosome B complete sequence genomic window, TGAATACCGCaatttccttttcttccCTGCTATTCACGAACACCTCTTGCGTGTCGGGGACCTCACGCAGAATAGAGGCGTCCAAAAATCCTTTGGGAATGACGGTGGAGATTGCACCACCGTAGAGCGCTTGCTTCTGAAACATGGTAGCGGTGTGGGGAGTGTGCGTGATATGCTTGAACAGCAGGCGTCTTGCTTCGTAGTAAGATGTCTGGCTTCAATGCGCTTATCCGTACATCGCTACATAATATAAGAGAAGCGGTAAGAGCAGCGAATTGAGCCCTGGAACGCCAGATACGCAGCTTAGCAGTGAAAAACGGTAAATTATGCGGCTCGAACACTGAAAGTGCGCATGCTACCGCATTGCGCCGGAGAGATGCTTACTTCTTTGGAATTATTATATACGCAAATTGATTCTACGTCGGCACGCTCAGCTACGCGTCTGGTTGACTATGCTTGTGCGATGCGCAAATGGCCGCGAGCGATGCTACCGTGAAATCACTATGTTCTCACGCTGCCCGGGCGTTGCCGGACGTTAGCTACGTAGACGTTTGGAACCCAACGTCACTCCCGTGTAAAGTTACTGGTGGGCACACAGACGCGAGCTATTTGGCCAGCTAGCGCGCTGACTATGTTCACCTTCTACCAGCTACCATCGCGGCGAGATTCCACGTTCGCGATGGCTCTCTCTCATTAATTACACTCCAAACGACAGCCGCCTCCAGCGTTTGGATTCTGGCTACATCATCTGCTGCACAAACACCAGCACCCTGCTGATGCATGCCCGTAATGTCCAGTGTGATGATGTGAAGTTACCTGAGGGGCTATTTTGAACAGCATTGCAATGTGCCTCTTGGCCATCTGCAAGTATTATCATCATTCACGACACTAATATTCCTTACCTCACGGCATGTCCCCATTTAATGCCCAGTGTCCAACTCTGGTTCTGGGCATAGTCTCCCCTCTattctcaagcttttctagCCCTTTAACAAGCTTATTCACATGCCTGAACGCTTGCATACTCCTAACTCGCTCCAAGGGGCGGATGTTCGTGTCTaaaacaaagaacaagctaCTGCAAATAGTAATTGATagctttgagtttgatAGGAGGTAATCTGGAATCAACTAACGGGTTCTGGACTTCCCGCTGTGTGCGGAGACGAAGTCAGGACGGCTTCGAGATATATGTAGTGGTGTACGAACAAGCGTCATTTGGTGGCAAAAAAGCGTACTTTGACTAACCTTATTTCGAGCTCAAACTCACCAGCCAAGCAACACAACAGGATACAAAGCCATTGAAAGCACTCGATAGGATGGTGAAGCCCGGTGAAATTGACGAGAGTCTGTACTCGCGTCAGCTTTACGTTTTGGGCAAAGAAGCAATGCTCAAAATGCAGCACTCAACTGTACTGATTATTGGATTAAAAGGGTTGGGTGTCGAAATAGCTAAGAACATCGCACTAGCCGGTGTTAAGTCGCTGACACTGTTCGACCCTGCGCCTGTGGTGCTTGAGGACCTGTCCACACAATTCTTTTTGTCCGAAAAGGACGTTGGGAAGCCAAGGGCCGCCGTTTCGCAAGCGAAACTGGCAGAACTCAACTCTTACGTCCCAATCGACGTCTTGGACTCGCTGCAAGACCAGgagcagctgaagaaatATCAGGTGATTGTAGCCACAGAGACCTTGCCGCTCGAGCGCAAGATTGAGCTGAACAACTTCTGCCATGCCGCTGGCATCAAGTTCATTGCCACCGAAACCAGAGGGTTGTTCGGGTCTGTGTTCAACGACTTCGGCGAGGAATTCACAGTTGTTGACCCAACGGGTGAGGAGCCTCAGTCCGGTATCGTTTCTGACATCGAGCCTGACGGAACAGTAACCATGCTCGATGACAACAGACACAATCTGGAAGACGGTAATTACGTGAAGTTCTCCGAAGTCGAGGGgctcgagaagctgaatGATGGTACTCCATACAAAGTCGAGGTGCTGGGACCTTTTGCCTTTAGAATAGGGTCTGTTAAGGAACTGGGTACTTATAAGAAGGGCGGTGTGTTCACTCAGGTCAAAATgcctttgaagctctctttcaagactttACAGCAGTCTCTGCCCAACCCTGAGCATCTTTATTCAGACTTTGCGAAGTTTGAAAGGCCTGGTCAGCTGCACTTgggttttcaagctttggaTCAATTTCAAGCCACACACCAAGGGCAATTGCCAAGACCTTTCAACGAGGAGGATGCAAATGAGTTGATCGAACTAACCTCGAAGCTGGCTGTCCAGCAGCCGAAGGTTCTGGGAGAAGGGAACTCTGTGAACAAAGATATAATCAGGGAGCTCTCTTTCCAGGCGAGAGGTGATATCCCAGGTATGGTCGCCTTTTTCGGTGGTTTAGTTGCTCAGGAAGCTCTCAAAGCCTGCTCTGGTAAATTCACTCCTCTAAAGCAGTACATGTACTTCGATTCCCTGGAGTCACTGCCAGACGCCAAAGAATACCCCAGAAACGAGGAAACTACGCGGTCAATTAACTCACGCTACGATCCCCAAATTGCAGTGTTTGGCCTAGAGTTCCAAAGAAAGCTGGCGAATTCGAAGGTCTTTTTGGTAGGTTCCGGCGCAATTGGATGTGAAATGCTTAAGAATTGGGCTCTTTTGGGTCTGGGCTCTGGCCCAGATGGTAAGATCTTCATTACCGACAATGATTCTATTGAGAAGTCCAACTTGAACCGTCAGTTCTTGTTCCGCCCAAAGGATGTTGGTAGAAATAAATCAGAAGTGGCTTCAGAAGCAGTCAGCAATATGAATCCTGACCTCCAGGGCAAGATCAAGTGGATGACGGAAAAGGTTGGCGCCGAATCTGAGGATCTCTTCAACGATGA contains:
- the UBA1 gene encoding E1 ubiquitin-activating protein UBA1 (highly similar to uniprot|P22515 Saccharomyces cerevisiae YKL210W UBA1 Ubiquitin activating enzyme involved in ubiquitin-mediated protein degradation and essential for viability); translated protein: MVKPGEIDESLYSRQLYVLGKEAMLKMQHSTVLIIGLKGLGVEIAKNIALAGVKSLTLFDPAPVVLEDLSTQFFLSEKDVGKPRAAVSQAKLAELNSYVPIDVLDSLQDQEQLKKYQVIVATETLPLERKIELNNFCHAAGIKFIATETRGLFGSVFNDFGEEFTVVDPTGEEPQSGIVSDIEPDGTVTMLDDNRHNLEDGNYVKFSEVEGLEKLNDGTPYKVEVLGPFAFRIGSVKELGTYKKGGVFTQVKMPLKLSFKTLQQSLPNPEHLYSDFAKFERPGQLHLGFQALDQFQATHQGQLPRPFNEEDANELIELTSKLAVQQPKVLGEGNSVNKDIIRELSFQARGDIPGMVAFFGGLVAQEALKACSGKFTPLKQYMYFDSLESLPDAKEYPRNEETTRSINSRYDPQIAVFGLEFQRKLANSKVFLVGSGAIGCEMLKNWALLGLGSGPDGKIFITDNDSIEKSNLNRQFLFRPKDVGRNKSEVASEAVSNMNPDLQGKIKWMTEKVGAESEDLFNDDFWNGLDFVTNALDNVDARTYVDRKCVFYKKPLLESGTLGTKGNTQVVIPNVTESYSSSRDPPEKSIPLCTLRSFPNKIDHTIAWAKSLFQGYFTEAPENVNLYLTQPDFVQQTLKQAGDVKGILESIADSLNNRPYDFDDCIKWARLEFEKKFNHEIQQLLYNFPKDSKTSTGAPFWSGPKRAPEPLVFDIKNPDHFYFVVGAANLRAFNYGLTGDEGEPDISHYESVLANTNVPAFSPRSDVKIQANDDEPDPNSNSDVGGDALEALTASLPDPSTLAGFKLLPAEFEKDDDSNHHIEFITSASNDRALNYSIETADRQKTKFIAGRIIPAIATTTGLVTGLVNLELYKVVDGKTDIEAYQNGFINLALPFFGFSDPIASPQGKYNDKSYDKIWDRFDIRGNITLKELIDHFDEKEGLEITMLSYGVSLLYASFFPPKKLKDRLNLPITEVVKLVTKNEVAPHVKTMILEICADDKNGEDVEVPYITIHL